In Carassius auratus strain Wakin chromosome 12, ASM336829v1, whole genome shotgun sequence, the sequence ccagtaaattcaacaacacacaaaattaaatctgttttgtaccttgaaaatactgacaaccaccataataataaagatggtactgtataagagaaagccacatatcaaagctcatcacaagtagcttcaccacaagcagaaatatatattaacatatagaaggtgcacatttatggaaacacaaaacaccatcatggtaacacacgtgatacttaaataatgcaaaaaactttcattaagcaacagaagatgtaacataaagctcaaatgtacataactgataacaagaactatttaaaaacatgattatttaaacaaaatactttcaaacgtggagtgtcacgcagggaattctgggaatatcagtttacagttttagactgtaaattatacattgatttgttctttttttacttctaaaagctgtataattaacagaattttactgtaaatttacattaaatgctttgttagatcttttacagtttttccctgtatatagtacgggaacttactgttaacctattatcagtttttttccgtagcgtttttacaaaattttacagttaaaattacacttattttttacagtgtaaatataaaaaataatattttaaaacaaatatttataatatttgttttcgtTCTAAATCAAGTATGTTGAATGATGTAAACCTGAAACCCCACAAAATCCAAACCAACtactcaaaataattattttaggttCACTGTAGTATATATGGGTAAAGcaagaaaacagattttttttatgtgctcatGTTACTGAATATCACATCAATCCTCTGCAATGCACTGTTGCCACAAAGACCTACAGTaaacttaaaacaagaacaaatctaAAACTAGATGACAAATCAGCCATCGAGACCCACACCTATGCAGAGCATATTTTCAAAACTGATTCAGTGTGACTCAGAGGCAGCGGGAGCACTCAGACCTTCATCCCTCCCACTGCTCATTGTGATTCAGCCAGCAAATTTGCCAGATGACATCAAGCCCACTGCAAGCACGGCTGTCGCAAATGTCAAAGGTGAGCTCAGTCGCGCTACGAAGTCATATATTCTAGAGGTTTTGTTTCAGCTTAACCTCCCTCGACTCAGGCTTGGCGTCTGATTTACCATTTACTGGGCTCCTGCTGCCAAGATGACTTGTAATTAAGATGCTTTATAATTGCTCCTCTGTGTTAGAGATGGCATAAAATCCATGCCATAAAAGATGGGTTTAAATGCACCTCTTAAAACGACTGGTGTGAGATATCTAGGGATAAAATCTGTGTGTAGGGACTACCAGATCCAGTTTGGGATTCATTATTATCTGTGGATACATATACTACATTTCATTTCAATAAATCCACTGTATTTattcctttcatttttttatcctaaatgttgtttttgtttgtgcaagCTAAGCATTAAAACAAAGTGATGATAAAATAAAGCTGGCATAAGGGAAAACAAGTAACCTGGTTTGTTAGAAAGGTCAAATTATGAACACCACAGAATACTTTACATTCTAGCTCCGCAAAGACCTCGCTGGCTTCATACTTCATGAATTATCAAGACTCTGTGTCAAATGGACTGAACAAGATTTCTGTAATATCTTGGGATAGTCTTGTCAGTGAATggaaaatgttttctttacaaTCGGTTTAGTCTAAAGTGTGTATTTGATAAGAAACAAAAGCATTTACAAGAAGAGAAGAAGCATGAGCAGCTGACCTTTTCCATGTGCAAGAGCCTTATCGATGAAGTCTGCTGCTTCCTCAAAGAAGGCACTGATGTTAAACTGCTCAGTGTCATTGGCCTGTATGCCATGGTAAGTGATACCAGTTCCTGCGTAGAACTCTGCGTTGGTGTTCACATGCATGAAAGAGTTTCCCTCTGCGACATTCAGTATGTGTGTCACACCTAGACGCTGTAGACGCATCACATTCTGGGCCACAAACCTGGGGAGCAGAAGCAGAGCACGTGTCAGATTCACCTGAACCAAACAAACCAATTTTGtgacatcttaaagggatagttgaaaGTTTGGGTGTCATCATGGATAGCACATTATCTTTTAAAGCTCAGATTAATAATATCACACGGATTGCATACTTCCATTTGCGCTATATTAATCGTCTACgtccatttctttcaaataataatactgcagtTCTCATTCACGCACTAGTCACCTCACGTatagactactgcaatgctcttctcacAGGTATTCCCTCCAAATTGCTACATAAACTTCAATTGGTTCAGAATTCTGCAGCTCGTGTTCTCTCTAGAACACCTTATACTGATCACATTTCTCCGGTTCTCCAGcaattgcactggcttccagtaaaaTATAGAGTTGAATTCAAAATCTTGCTACTCACTTATAAAGCACTTCATAATCTTGCACCACAATACCTTACTCAACTTCTCCAGGTTTATACTCCTTCACGTGCACTTAGATCTTCATCTTCAATTTCTCTTGTGGTACCTCGGATTCGACTTACTACTATGGGTGCCAGATCTTTTAGTCATGTTGCCCCCCGCCTATGGAACTCCCTTCCCCTCGATGTTCACAATAGCGATTGCTTGTTGACTTTTACAAAGCGTCTTAAGACATATCTTTTTATACaggcttttttataattttttttattaagacttaaatccactttatatgtatatgctgtttgtttcttgtttgttttgtcttatgcagtgacctgtatattgcttgtaaggtgaccttgggtgttctgaaaggcgccatgaaataaaatgcattattattattattattattagttcacccaaaaattttaatcattttgtcatttctgtcatcatttactcatcctccacCAATCCATTTAGCAACCATCAACCGTTTGATTACCaacaatttgaaataaatgtatttcgtgttacaacaaaataaagaaactcCTACAGTTTTGGAAAAACTTGTGAGGTGAGATAGATGATgagaagatttttattttgtcCCTTCAAGGCAGTGTTGTAGACAAGGCCAGCTCATTTGAGTCAAGACCAGAAGAGATCTGAGTCAATAAAACCAAGACCATGAATATATGTCCATGCTACTCGAGTCCGACACAATTATTTTTCTTGTCTTGGTCTCATCATGAAACATGACTGAACTTCACCCTCTTCTGATCTCAAGTGAGCAGGTCTCAAATACAAGCCTGTCTGAATGGGTGTTTGCTGACAGTGATCTAACAATTCAACCTGAAGTCATTCACTTGCAATGTAGATCTGTTCACACATACAGtggtcatacattttttttttttttaaagaacaattgGCATTAATTATTGGTGGCAAGAAATCTCAAACTCAAGGCAATTCGTAACTCCttcctttttttaaacaattcacATCATATGAATTCATAGAAAATATTTAGGCTTTCCCATCAAAAAAAAGAGTCAGCATAATTCCCAAATAAGTTTCTTATGATATAAAATTGATGACTTTTCTTGTTGTTTTCTCTCACTGCTGAATACCTTATAATCATTAATTCTTGATAAAACAGTTACATAACCCCTTATGTTGTGTTATGTAACTGTTTATCGagaatgtttaatgcatttgtgaCAAACAATGGCAATCTGCGTGCTCTCGGTTGTTTTATAGTTCCAGTAAATCCCAGCCCCTGCCAGCCCCACCCAGAATGGATCGGTCGGCTGTGTCTGGTTTGAGATTGATTGGAGTGAATTGTGGAGCCGCTTTTAGTTGGCAGAGATGTCGGCCTATGTCAGAGGGTCCCTGGGGACAGCAGTGTTCTAAACCAGAACAGACACACCAAGGAGATCTTGGCTGCTGCCCAGAGGCATACAAAGAGCCATAGGCGTCCAGCGTAGTGCCCAAAATAGGACTCTGAGTccacagagagagaaaacaagagaTGAGAAAAGAGATGAGCAGATTGCTCTGTCATGTAGTTGCATTGTCTCTATATTGCTAGAGCATCTGGAACGCTTTCATCTTTGTCTCCTAAAAATCCAACCTCTTTATGTCTCTCTAGGCTGCTCCTCAGCGCCATCCATTGTGAGAATGCAGTAGATGAAAGACTGCACATATgggatgatatatatatatataacctaatacaattataatatgttatttacaCAGACACAGTATTTACACAGTTTCAAAAGAATCCCCTAAATAAAGATCAAGTCTCCGAGACTTGGTTTATAACTGGAGGATGTAGCAGCCCATCAGTCTCTGTTTCTGCCAGCAGCGCAGGCTCTTCAGTGGTGATGAAGTGATGGACTCAGATGCACCGCCCAACACTCATAATTCAAACTCTCCCCCACTGAGATCCTGTCTATATGGAGCCTTTGCAGATGGTGGTCATATTTCTCccagtgtttgtatgtgtatgtgtgtatgcatgtgcatagagagagagagagatagagagagagagtgagacagagagagaaagtgtttgCTTTGCATCTTGTTCACCTGTCCTGCACTCTGTTCACTGCAGTCCCTTCACATGCATTATTAATGGAAGTCTTACAAAAAGAGGTGTGCTAAAAAGAAAGTGGCCCATTGCCTCATACTGCACCTTTACATACGGAAAATGGTCCAAATCGAGTACTTGCAAAATTCTAGGATTTTGTCTATTATGTGTATAATCATAATGAGTTTGTATTACTAAAGACAGTATCGTTTAGATCATATCATACAGTCATAACACTAACTGAATAATGATCCCAAAGGTCTGGCATGCTCTTATATCTGCACTTAGTTTATTAATATTCTCTGTAGTATTGGCAAGACTGTGCACAACAAAACAGTGCAGTGCATGCTGAACACAATGTGGACATTGTATATCTTTTCTGGGTAATTATGGATGGGATCATCtcatttcaaaaataattatttcgcAATATCAGTCCTAATGTAATactttgtgcaatataatatgtgTGCAGTAAGTACTCTTTTGTGTATACTgtgcatattgtgaaaaaaaaaactgcagaattTAGTTGTGCAAGGTGTAATTGTACATAAATAgtttttatagatagatagatagatagatagatagatagatagtgtagTATATGATagtatatctatttatatatactgtatcaaTCCATCATATTTGAATATGAATTAATCTGGAAGCTACAGACAAGGCAGATACAGACATTAGCAGCTCAGTGACAGTGTCAGTATCTACAAATGACCATATGTAAATTCCTGCTGCTCTTAGTAGCACAGATGAAGCCAGGCACATCCGGCTGTGGTTTTATGCTCAAATTGATTTGTTGTTACAAAGAGATCATGTGCTTGTTCTATAGTTATCCAATACGATGATGCTTATGTGAGCtgatttattaaagaaataagtGATACCAGGGAACAGGcactcatatacagtatataatttatCTCCAACTGGTGTGTTTATGAAAGTAGAGGGAGATGTTCTGCTTACAAgtcccagaaatgaaaattaaagcATAAAACAATACACCAATAATTAGTTGTAAACAGATAGCATTTAAATACtctaaataattttaatagaatATCTACTTGATATCtgcttaaaatatttgaaaaccaAAATTGTGCATTATCCACTCAAcagcatgtttaaaaaataacacaACGGGAGATCTTCCAATCATGCCAGTCAGGCATGGTTATTAGCTAATGTTGATCATttcaaaatggccaaatattgAACTGTTTATGAACCTTGCTAGTATATTTGcctattgatataaaaataacaataaataatatatataaatatttctcatGTGCTGTGACGGAACATGAATCTTTGACAGCAAACTGATTTGAATTTAAGAATCACTGGTGTGATTCTAAAGCAGTTTGTTTTAATTCTAaacgattattttgattaaatgcacTCAGTAGCCATTTGATTTAGAATTCTATCCAGACCTTCTAATTTATACACAGTTCTTAAAATACGTTCCATAATGTAttagacaaagaaaataaataattttatttacattttacttatttaattttacttttaactgCACCAAAAACAATTTATATGTAAAAGCAATGTGTCCGTGCATGTTAGCTACTTTAAAAATGTAGGCTATTCCAggaacaaatcaatcaatcagtatGTAATGAACCTGATGCAAATTTTGAAATATGAACATAAGTAGAATAATGTAATCTGACTGCCTTTGTAAACTTCTGGATTAGCTCAAAATAGCATATGCAAATAGTGAAGACAGCCATGCTGTAAACAAAGATTTGTGAGTACAAGCTCAcaattacacaaatatatattttgtagcaCATTATTTAAAAGTCATACTTCAAAAACGGAGCTTTTGAATCGACAGGGATTTTAATCATGAAAACAAATTACTCGTTAAACCCCCTCGAGGTCTTTTTTTCGTTATATGATAGAAGAAAGATGCAATTAATGTGTAATAGTAACGgtttaatacaaataaacacgTGACTGAGGTCGAACTGAAGCGGTTTTGTAACCAGTGATCTCAGAGAGATAACGAGATGGTACCGATAGAGGACTGTCGAGGAGAAAATCCGCTTCTCTTGCAGTCAGACTCAACCGTTCGCTAAATCTCCCGTAGCTTCGTGATTGTTCTAGTAGGCGGAGAGCTGACATGTTCCGTTCACAGGTTTGTTGTTTTGGAACTGAACACTGTAAAAGATTCAGTTAAAGGGTTTGTTTACCTTTCCGTTATAGGCTACATATCAATTGCCTGTGCCACAATCAACACATTTCTTCAGCATTTGAAAGCAGCTACCTGTCAGTGTTTTCCTGCCTTCAGAAGCACGCAAGTCTCCATAAGATCACTGAACTTACGCATTGCCGATGTAAATCTTGGGAAAGACCTCGTTGAAATGTTGTGCTGGGAGGCTGTAGAAACCGCTTCCGTTGGACAGCAGCTTGTTGAGTTGTTGAATGGTCGCCTCGGTGTCTGGCACGGTGACTTCCAGTGGTCCCTTCGCGGGGCTGTGATGTTTCTTCATGTTTCAGTCCTCCGCCAAAAgcccaaaaaataaaacaacaacaagtgTATAGTGGTGAATATGTCACTACTGTCGATTCCCCAGCATTTTATTTCCCTCCCCTCTCGGTGTTGTTAAAGAGCTCGCTCTCCTGGacgcaggcagacagacagacacacccGGGACTCGCCCACCGGCGGTCTGATGCGATGCTCCGGTGAGTCAGTAACAGAACTGGCGGAAGATGGCGACAACGCACCGATAAACAGATCCTTGAGAGCTGCTTTAAAGGGAACATATCTCTCTCTCATCGAAATCGaatccattcacaatttcagACAGCAGGACAGCGTTTCACGTGTTCATGTTGCCATATGCGTAAACGTGTGTTTGTTAATCTCATTCTACACGCGTTTTATAACGCGCATTGATCTAGTAATACTGGTCTATTCCCAAACAACCCTCCCTCCCCCCTTTTCATTTTTGTCTGTTAACTGATGTTATGACAGGCAGGCTTActgaaagtaaatatatatatatatatatatatatatatatattaatccaaCTAGTTGCTTTTAACCATAGTATTTTAACTCTGAACCCTTGCCCACCTGTGATTAGGTGTAATGTGACCCACAATCAAGCCAATTACAAGAGCTCCTATAAGTAAACTTTCTAATCTGGTCTTATCTGGTATGTCACAGAAAGAGAATTAGGCTTAACCAAGACTAATGAACAATGAGTATTTAGGAAAATGATTGTGGATTCAAGTGTGAAAAGTCATAATTGTTTTTAAGTCAAATTTTACTCCTACTCAGTggactatattttatttattattattgtaaaacaacaatataaatatagttttttttagataCCCAGTGTATATATTTtctatgtataatattttttttcactttttgtttttgtatagtCTGTTGCCATGAAGCTGAAATGGTTCTAAGTTATAAAAACACAAGCAACCATggctcattgtttttttttttattttatgggcaCACTACACAGAGTTCACACAAAAAGTCACTTTTTATATTAccctacagtcgtggccaaaagttttggaaGTGATgaagtcttcaggacgtcccagagtgtccagcaagcgCCAGGACCTTCTCCTCCTGAGGAGGCAGCAACGGAATCGTGTCTCCAGCAGTTCAGAGCTTGCTCTGCCCAAAAAACACTTCCATGAATAAAGAATTATATCAAAACATCCTGAAAAAGCGACTTCTCCCATCGATCCATGAGCAATCTGATGATGAtccgtgcattttccagcatgatggagcaccatttCACAAGGCAAGTGTGATGAAGAAGTGGctcgaagatcattacattgTAATTTTGGATCCATGGCCAGCCCAGGATATTCCCTGGATATCAATCCCATAGaaaacctgtggtcagtcctcaaaaggtgagtggacaagcagaagtCCATAAAATGTGATCAACACCAAAAACTAATAAGCCAAGAATGGTTCACCATCAGTCAGGgtttggcccagaagctaatatccagcatatATGCCACTAGAAGCCTTTAGAACATATGATATAATTATCATTGTTTATCAGTATACCATAATCACATGGAAAATAGTCTTCAAAtgctgaagcagcaaactttgcaagacacaaaatttatgtcactgccaaaacttttggtcATGACTATACAGTAAATTTTAATTGAGGatatgaaaacagttttaaaggAAACTACTATTGCCCTTGCAAGGCTTTTGAAGAAATGCATCCTTCCCATTTTTTTTCAGTCTTATCATTTGTTAAGTTTTGCTGTGTCTGCTCAATAACTCACTATTGTGTAGAGATAGTGTGTCAGTTAGGCTTcccttaaataaataataaaaatgtaatacattgttTCGTGGAAGCTtgcaaacaaaatattataaGTCTAATTTGTAGTTATCTTTTT encodes:
- the LOC113111509 gene encoding dual specificity protein phosphatase 3-like, whose protein sequence is MKKHHSPAKGPLEVTVPDTEATIQQLNKLLSNGSGFYSLPAQHFNEVFPKIYIGNAFVAQNVMRLQRLGVTHILNVAEGNSFMHVNTNAEFYAGTGITYHGIQANDTEQFNISAFFEEAADFIDKALAHGKGKVYVHCREGYSRSPTVVIAYLMLRHKMDVRVATATVRHKREIGPNDGFLRQLCQLNEKLAKEGKLKTK